One Anas acuta chromosome 32, bAnaAcu1.1, whole genome shotgun sequence DNA segment encodes these proteins:
- the LOC137846399 gene encoding olfactory receptor 10K1-like, whose product MGSENQTMATDFIFVGFSSLAELQKLLFGVFLLLYLLTLSMNTAIVTVIRVERSLHTPMYFFLCVLSFSETCYTLVIVPKMLVDLVAERKAISFLGCAVQMSFFLLLGCSHSFLLAAMGYDRCVAVCRPLAYSSIMTRRLCAQLVAASALSGLLVAQLVTPLVFCSPFQASRQLEHFFCDISPVLRVAFRQSHAGEAVIVALGVFALMVPLTLLLASYLFILADVLRIPSAAGRHKAFSTCSAHLAVVLMHYACASLIYLRPGSSSWSGQDALISVTYTILTPLLNPMIYTLRNKDVKAALRKAIRKTQISAECFPGKRSR is encoded by the coding sequence ATGGGCAGTGAAAACCAAACGATGGCCACCGACTTCATCTTCGTGGGGTTCTCCAGCCTGGCggagctgcagaagctgctctTCGGGGTGTTTTTGCTCCTCTACCTGCTCACACTGAGCATGAACACGGCTATCGTGACCGTCATCAGGGTGGAGCGGAGCCTTCACACacccatgtacttcttcctctgcGTCCTGTCCTTCTCTGAGACCTGCTACACCCTCGTGATCGTCCCCAAGATGCTGGTGGACTTGGTGGCGGAGAGAAAAGCCATTTCCTTCTTGGGCTGCGCCGTCCAGATgtccttcttcctcctgctgggctgctcccaCTCCTTCCTCCTGGCGGCCATGGGCTACGACCGCTGCGTCGCCGTCTGCCGCCCGCTGGCCTACAGCAGCATCATGACCCGGCGGCTCTGCGCGCAGCTGGTGGCCGCGTCGGCGCTCAGCgggctgctggtggcccagCTGGTCACCCCCCTGGTGTTCTGCTCGCCGTTCCAGGCCAGCCGGCAGCTCGAGCACTTCTTCTGCGACATCTCCCCCGTCCTCCGCGTGGCCTTCAGGCAGAGCCACGCCGGCGAGGCCGTTATCGTGGCGCTGGGCGTCTTCGCCCTGATGGTCCCGCTGACGCTGCTCCTGGCTTCGTACCTCTTCATCCTCGCCGACGTCCTGCGCATCCCCTCGGCCGCGGGGAGGCACAAAGCCTTCTCCACCTGCAGCGCCCACCTGGCCGTGGTGCTCATGCACTACGCCTGCGCCTCCCTCATCTACCTGAGGCCGGGCTCCAGCTCCTGGTCGGGCCAGGACGCGCTGATCTCGGTCACTTACACCATCCTCACCCCCCTGCTCAACCCCATGATTTACACCCTGAGAAACAAGGACGTCAAAGCGGCTCTCCGCAAAGCCATCAGGAAAACACAAATTTCTGCAGAATGCTTTCCAGGAAAGAGGTCAAGGTGA